The uncultured Cohaesibacter sp. region TTGGCGAGCGTCTTATGGCGATTGGAGAGCGGCATTATGGTGACATCCGGCAGACGGCGTCCGACTGGCTTGAACAGGTGGAGATCGCCAAGGACCGCATCGATGACCAGCCACGTGCCTTCTCGGGCGGCATGCGTCAGCGATTGCAGATCGCGCGCAATCTGGTAACCGGTCCGCGTCTTGTCTTCATGGATGAGCCAACTGGCGGTCTAGATGTCTCGGTTCAGGCCCGCTTGCTCGACCTGCTGCGCAGCCTCGTTGCCGAATTGGGGCTCGCCGCCATCGTTGTCACGCATGATCTGGCGGTGGCGCGCCTGCTTTCCCATCGCATGGTGGTTATGAAAGAGGGCCGCATCATCGAAAGCGGCCTGACGGATCGCGTGCTTGATGATCCGCAAGCGCCCTATACCCAGCTTCTCATCTCATCCATTCTTCAGGTTTAGGAGCGTCAGATGGAAAACTCACTTTCTTCCTCCAATACGCTGTCATCCCCCAATTCTCTGTCATCGATAGTCAAGACGACACCGGTTATCCTGACGGATGTCGCCAAGAACTTCACGATGCATTTGCGTGGCTCTGTGTCCATTCCGGTCGTTGCGGGTGTCAATTTCGCTCTGCGCGCGGGGGAATGTGCGGTGTTGGGCGGTCCGTCCGGCGTTGGCAAAAGCTCCATCCTGAAGATGATCTACGGCAATTACAGCGCCAACTGCGGACAGATCATGGTGGCCTATCGCGAGACGATGGTGGATATCTCAACGGCTGACCCGCGCACCGTGCTGGCTGTGCGCCGCGAAGCTGTTGGCTATGTAAGTCAGTTCCTGCGGGCTATGCCGCGCGTTCCCGCGCTTGATGTCGCCGCAGAAGCGCTCGTCGAGCAGGGCGAAGAGGTAACAAGCGCACGCAATAAGGCAGGCACCATGCTGGCGCGGCTTAATCTGCCAGAAAAGCTCTGGCAGTTGCCGCCTGCAACTTTCTCTGGTGGTGAACAGCAAAGGGTCAATATTGCTCGAGGCTTTCTGACCAATCATCCTATCCTGCTGCTTGACGAACCCACAGCCTCACTTGATGCAGCCAATCGGGCCGTTGTGATAGATCTTATCCGGGAGAAGAAGAAGCAGGGCGTGGCGCTTCTTGGCATTTTTCATGATGAGGATGTGCGCGAAGAGATCGCGGATGCCATAATCGATGTTGCCCATTTTGCGCAAAGTGCCAAGCTGGCTGGTGAGCGCAATGCAACGCAAAGAGCAGGCTAGAGAGATGAGTGACGAGCAGAATAACAATTCGCCCGAAGGTGCCGAGGCCACCAAACGACCACACAAGCTGGGCGTCAAGCCAACCATTCACCCCACAGCAACCGTGACCGACTCCGAGCTGGGCCGCTACACGGAAGTGGGCGACAGAACGATGATCATAGAAAGCACCATGGGGGATTACTCCTATATTGAGCGGGACGGCAATATCTGGTGCGCCAGTATCGGAAAATTCGCCAACATCGCCCAGTCTGTCCGTATCAATGCGCCCAACCATCCATATTGGCGGGCAACCCTGCATCATTTTACTTATCGAGCAAATGCCTATTTTGATGATTGCGAGCAGGAAGAGACCTTCATCAACTGGCGGCGCGATCATCGCGTTGTCATCGGCCATGATGTCTGGATCGGCCATGGCGCCACCATTTTGCCCGGGGTGACTATTGGTGATGGCGCCATCATTGGAGCAGGGGCCGTGGTTAGCCATGATGTGCCCGATTATATGATCGTCGGTGGCGTTCCTGCCAATCCAATTCGCTCGCGTTTCTCCCCTGAAATAGCAGAGGGACTCAAGGCGTTGGCCTGGTGGGATTGGCCTCATGAAGCCCTGCGCGTTGCGCTGGATGATTTTCGGAATCTGGAAGCAGAAGCCTTCATTGAAAAGTATAAAGATATGAAATTTCAATGATATAGAGGAAGAAATTAACACTGTAACAAGGTTACATTTTTTCTTTGTAAAACACAGCTTGTCATGAAACTGAAATGGTCAAGACAAGCATATGTCACATAAGATGCGTAATCCTTCGCGGGTTAGAGATTGAAACCCGAACCGAGAATTTGGCTTGCTCAATTCAAGCCGCGAAGGAGATACCAAATGTTGGAATTGACGAATGTGACACGCCGATTTGGCGCCAACACAGCTGTGGACGCGGTCACCGTCTCTATTCCACAAGGCCAGATGGTAGGCGTGATCGGACGATCCGGCGCAGGCAAATCGACCTTGCTGCGGATGATCAACCGCCTCATTGATCCCTCTGACGGTTCCATCAGTTTCGGCGACAAGCAGGTCTCCTCCATCAAGGGGCGAGAGCTGCGTGACTGGCAACGCGATTGCGCCATGATCTTTCAGCAGTTCAACCTTGTGCCGCGTCTTGATGTGTTGACCAATGTGCTGCTCGGGCGCCTCAATCATCGCAACACGATCCTCAATCTCCTCAATATATTTTCTGCCGAAGAACGGGCACAGGCCCTCATGGCGCTCGAACGCCTCGGCATCGAACAGACCGCGCTGCAGCGGGCAGGGACCTTGTCGGGTGGTCAGCAGCAGCGCGTAGCCATTGCCCGCGCCCTGATGCAGAGCCCCAAAGTCATTCTGGCTGATGAACCGATTGCCTCTCTTGATCCGCTCAACGCAAAAATCGTTATGGATAGCCTCAAGGATATCAATGAGCGCGACGGCATCACGGTCGTTACCAACCTGCACACGCTGGATACGGCGCGAACCTATTGCGAGCGCGTCATTGGCATGTTCCATGGCAAGGTTGTGTTTGATGGCCCTGCATCGGATTTGACCAGTGATGCGGTGAAAATGATTTACGGCTCGACAGCAGAAAACGAGATCTCCGAGGCCATCACCTCGACGTCAATCAAGGAATCCTCTGAAACGGAAAAGGCCCCGGCCATGTCGCTGGCCTCCGCAGAGATCGCCTCGCCGGCGTAAATGGCTCTGATTTGAAGACAACCAATCGATAATCCACTCAAAAGCTCACATTGAATGACGCCGGTAAAAACCGGTTGATATCTGGAGACGTCAAATGTTCAAGAAAATTGTTCTGGCCGCTGTTTCTGTGGCTGCTCTCGTTGCTGGTGCTGCTGCTCCTTCATTTGCTGCTGAAAAAGAATTCCGCATTGGTATCCTTGGCGGTGAAAACGAAGCCGACCGTCTGCGTAACTTCCAGTGCATGGTCGACAAACTGCCAGAAGCTCTGGGCGTTGAAAAAGTATCCCTGTTCCCATCTGCTGACTATGATGGCACCATTCAGGGCCTGCTCGGCGGCACGCTTGACTATGCCGAGCTGGGCGCTTCTGGCTATGCCAAAACCTACCTGACCAACCCGGATGCTGTTGAGCCAATCCTCACCACGGTACAGATGGACGGCTCCACCGGTTATCACTCTGTCATGGTGGCACGCAAAGATTCCGGCATGACCGATGTGAAGGACATGAAAGGCAAGAAACTCGGTTTTGCCGATCCTGACTCCACCTCAGGCTTCCTTGTTCCCTCCGTTACCCTGCCCGAAGCTGTTGGCGCTCCGGTCGAAGAATTCTTCGGTTCCACCGGCTTTGGCGGCGGCCATGAAAACCTCGTTCTCGAAGTTGTCAAAGGCACTTTTGATGCTGGCACCACCTGGGCTTCAGGCGTTGGCAAATTCGAAGACGGCTATTCCTCCGGCAACCTGCGCAAAATGGTCGACAAGGGCATTCTGGACATGAACGATCTGGTTCAGCTCTGGATTTCTCCGTTGATCCCGAACGGCCCGGTCGTTGTGCGCTCTACGCTTGATCCTGAAGTGAAAACCAAATTCAAAAACTTCATGATGAACATGCCTGAAGCCGATCCAGAGTGCTTCTCTGCCATTCAGGGCGGCAACTACAAAGGCTTCACCGAAGTCAATGTTGATTTCTACAAAGCCATCATCGCTGCTCGTAAAGCAAAGATCGGCTCATAATCGGGCTTTTGGTTCTTTGAATTGAAGCACGGATGACCCGGTCGCGCCGGGTCATTCTCTTTTCTCTCAGTCAAGGCAAACACGGCCAATTCTCTTGTCACTGACCTGAACATGAAGGGAAATCCCTTGCTGATGTTCAGTTCACTGACAATGGGACAGGGCGCTACGGAAGAAAGATGAAAGACATGAAACCACCCGTCGAAATGTCTCCTGCTTGCGCGGCAACAGAACGGCATTGGCAGGAACTCAGCCGCAACAGGCGCCGCTATACCCTTCTTTCCGTAGGCATTCTGCTTGTTGCGTTGTTCGGCTCACTCTGGTTTGCCAATGAGACCAACGCGGGCAAATTCTTCGATCGGCTTCCCTATTTCTTCGACTTTTTCGGCGATATGATCCCGCGCGACGGATGGGAAATCTGGCGTGCCCTGTTTGATTTGCCCTCGCCCTATTTTGACGGCAGCCTGAAGTTCAATTATCCCGATGGTCGGGTCTATCTCATCGGTTCGCTCTACATGCCCGAATATGTCTACAAGATGCTTGAGACGATCAATATCGCGATTTTCTCAACGCTTATTGGCTTTTTCCTAGGCTTTATTCTCTGCTTCCTTGCCGCAAGCAACCTGACGACGAAAAAATGGCTGCGCTTTGTCGTGCGGCGCATTCTTGAAATACTGCGTGCCTTCCCTGAAATCGTAATTGCCGGTTTCTTTGTGGCTGTGCTGACCATCGGGGCCGTACCTGCGATGATCGCGGTTGCGATCCATACCATCGGGTCACTGGGCAAGATGTTCTTCGAAGTGGTCGAGAATGCCGACATGAAGGCCGACGAGGGGCTTCAGGCGGTGGGCGCCAACTGGGTCGAGCGCGTCTGGTTCGGCATCGTGCCACAGGTACTGCCAAACTTCCTGTCCTATGCCTTGCTGCGGCTGGAAATCAATGTGCGCGCCTCCACCATCATTGGTGCTGTTGGCGGCGGCGGCATTGGCGAGGCGCTGCGTCTCTCCATCTCGCGTGGCCATGAAGCAAAGACGCTGGCAATCGTCCTGCTGCTCTTTGTCACGATCATCGCCATCGATCAGTTCTCTGCCTGGCTGCGCAAGAAGATTGTCGGCAATCAGGCCTTTGCCTTTGGCGCAAGCGCGTAACGGGAGACTTCACCATGAACACGATTGCTGCCTCACCCATGCAACCTGACATGCAAGAGATGATCGCGCGTTATCCGGCGGTCTTCAAACCGAGTTTTTTCAAGCGGTTCCGTGGTCTGATCATTTTTATCGCCGTGATCATCTATGCCTTTGTCGGCTCCAGCTTTCTGCATATCGGCAAGGTGATTTCCAACGGCAACTGGGATATCGCCGGTGCTTATCTGGCCGACTGGATCTCTTATGAAGCCAGGCCTGATATCAAGTTCGAAAGTGACTATCTCAGTATCGAATTCCCGCGTTTCTCCGCTCTAGGCAAGGATCCGCATCCTGACTGGATCGTCGAGTCCCAAGAAACTAAGGAGATCATGCCCGAGGTGGAACAGTATGAATCCGCCGCTCCCGCGCAGGCTTTCTCCTTTATGGCACCAGATGCACCAACGGCGGAAAAGCCCGCCGAGCCAGCCAAGCCAGCGTCAAGTTTCAGCTTCATGGCCGCGGATGCCCCCACGGCCGAGAACCCATCTGATGTCGGTGGAGCCCGTGAAGAGGCCAAGGCCGAAATCAAGACAGTGACCACCAAGGCCGAGGTCTCCATTGGCCCGGCCCATGTCACTGTCATACCGGGCTTGGTGACCATCACCAAGGGTGATGAGACATTGGTCATCGATGTGGAGCGGGACAAGGCTGTTCATCCGCGCGGCCAATTGCCCAGCTGGGCCCAGCAGAAATATGAAAATGAAAAGGTCGTCGCCCGTTTCGGTTTTGATGGTCGTGTCGAAGTGCAGGACTATAAGGTCAAGGTGCATCACCGCTTTCTGGGGTGGGAGAATTTCATCTTCGATACCAATTCGCCCTTCTGGAACAAGAGTACGTGGGAGGTGTTCAGCCTGATACTATCCGGCGACCGGATCGACCCGGAGCAATCCAACTTCATGCTGGCTATCGACAATATCCTCAATAATGGCGAGTGGCAGCATGGGGATGTCTGGCTCAAACTGATGCAGACCATAGTCATGGCCTTTGTCGGTACGCTCTTTGCTTCCATCATTGCCTTTCCCCTGTCGTTTCTTGCGGCTAGAAATGTCACGCCGAACCGCTTTCTCAATCAGCTCATCAAGCGTTTTTTCGACTTTCAGCGCTCGGTTGATATGCTCATCTGGGCTTTGTTTTTCACCCGCGCCTTCGGTCCGGGGCCGCTGGCTGGCATCTCGGCGATCTTCTTTACCGATACCGGCACCTTGGGCAAACTGAACGCGGAAACTCTCGAGAATATCGACGACAAGCAGCGCGAGGGGATCAAGTCGCTTGGAGCCAGCCCGGTGCTGGTGCAGCGTTATGGCGTTGTGCCGCAGGTGCTACCGGTGTTCCTGTCCCAGTCGCTCTATTTCTGGGAATCCAACACCCGCTCGGCCACGATCATCGGCGCGGTCGGCGCAGGTGGCATCGGCCTCAAGCTTTGGGAGGCCATGCGCACCAATCAGGATTGGGAGAATGTGTTTTACATGGTCATTCTCATTCTGATCGTGGTCTATGTGTTCGATACCATCTCCAACAAGCTGCGCACCAAGCTGACGAAGGGCTAGTTCGGCCTCTTCATCACCCGCAAGCAAACAACACGCGATTGGGGCAATCGGAAAATCGCCCCAATCGGCCTTCAGAGTCGCTTCTCTGATCCAATGTCCACCCTAAGGAAGATGTCCCGTGCCACGCTACGCCATATTTTTTGTTCCCCTCACAGAAGATCCTCTCAACAGCGCCGCTGCCGCTTGGCTGGGCAGGGATGTGTTCACCGGTGCGAGCGTGGTGCGCCCTTCGCTGGTGGATGGCATAGGCCTTGAGCAATTCGACGCACTGACCGCATCGGCTCGGCGTTACGGCTTCCACGGCACACTCAAGGCTCCGTTCGCGCTGGCCGAGGGCAAAAGCATCAACGAGCTGGAAAAAGAGTTGGAGGCCTATTGCAAGACGCTGAAGCCCTTCACCTTACCCAGATTTGAGGTTGGCCAACTGGGGGCTTTCTTTGCCCTGCGCCCCAGCGAGCCTTCCGAGCCGCTCAAGAGACTTGCTTCCAATCTTGTGCAGGATTTTGACGCCTTTCGTGCGCCTCTTGAAGAAAAAGACATTGTCCGCCGCAATCCCGATAAGCTGACAAAAAGTCAGCGCGACAATCTGTTTTCATGGGGTTACCCCTACATATTCGATGATTTCCGCTTTCACATGACCCTCACCAATCCTGTGCCCGATGCCCTTGCGCCCGCATTCCACTCTGCGCTCGTGGCGCATTTTGCCTCCCATATCGAAGAGCCAAGGCAAGTGCTCTCGCTGGCACTGTATGAAGAACCGGAGCAGGGCGGCTTCTTCACGGTTCGACGACAAATACGGATTGGCTAGATCCGTCGCAGGTTTGCTGCCAAAGGAATTTTGCAAATGAAGAACGAATTGCTTTTGAAGAATGCCACGATCGTCATGCGCGACGAGATCGTCAAAGGGTCCGTGCATGTCAAGGAAGGCATGATTGATGATATCGCCGAAGGGGCGCTGAGCGCTGCTCTGGACAAGACCGCAGAAGATCTGGAAGGCGACTTTCTGCTGCCCGGTTTCGTCGAATTGCACACGGATCACGTCGAGGGCCATTATGCCCCACGCCCGAAAGTGCGCTGGAGTGCCATGGCGGCCGTGCTCTCTCATGATGCACAAATCGCAACATCCGGGATCACCACGGTGTTTGATGCCTTGCGCGTTGGCATCGATCATGATGCCGATCTTTCCTATGACGACATGAAGACAATGGCAGATGCCTTTCAACGTGGCGTGGAAGAAGACACCTTGAGGGCGGACCACTTCATCCATTTGCGCTGTGAAGTCTCTGCCGATGATTGTCTGACCGCTTTCCATCAGTTTGACAAATATGACCTGATCAAGCTGGTCTCCGTTATGGACCACGCACCCGGTCAACGCCAGTTTGTCGATATCGAGCAATATGCCGTATATTACAAAGGCAAACTGAAGATGTCCGATCAGGACTTCCGAGAGATGTGCGAGCGGCGCTTGGCCGCTTC contains the following coding sequences:
- the phnK gene encoding phosphonate C-P lyase system protein PhnK gives rise to the protein MDLSEKPLLQVRSVSKYYGRRIGCEGVSFDLWPGEVLAIVGESGSGKTTLLDCISTRMTPTSGMVNYRMRDDTMREVFRLSEAEKRFLMRTDWGFVHQNPADGLRMTVSAGANVGERLMAIGERHYGDIRQTASDWLEQVEIAKDRIDDQPRAFSGGMRQRLQIARNLVTGPRLVFMDEPTGGLDVSVQARLLDLLRSLVAELGLAAIVVTHDLAVARLLSHRMVVMKEGRIIESGLTDRVLDDPQAPYTQLLISSILQV
- the phnL gene encoding phosphonate C-P lyase system protein PhnL, giving the protein MENSLSSSNTLSSPNSLSSIVKTTPVILTDVAKNFTMHLRGSVSIPVVAGVNFALRAGECAVLGGPSGVGKSSILKMIYGNYSANCGQIMVAYRETMVDISTADPRTVLAVRREAVGYVSQFLRAMPRVPALDVAAEALVEQGEEVTSARNKAGTMLARLNLPEKLWQLPPATFSGGEQQRVNIARGFLTNHPILLLDEPTASLDAANRAVVIDLIREKKKQGVALLGIFHDEDVREEIADAIIDVAHFAQSAKLAGERNATQRAG
- a CDS encoding DapH/DapD/GlmU-related protein, giving the protein MSDEQNNNSPEGAEATKRPHKLGVKPTIHPTATVTDSELGRYTEVGDRTMIIESTMGDYSYIERDGNIWCASIGKFANIAQSVRINAPNHPYWRATLHHFTYRANAYFDDCEQEETFINWRRDHRVVIGHDVWIGHGATILPGVTIGDGAIIGAGAVVSHDVPDYMIVGGVPANPIRSRFSPEIAEGLKALAWWDWPHEALRVALDDFRNLEAEAFIEKYKDMKFQ
- the phnC gene encoding phosphonate ABC transporter ATP-binding protein, translated to MLELTNVTRRFGANTAVDAVTVSIPQGQMVGVIGRSGAGKSTLLRMINRLIDPSDGSISFGDKQVSSIKGRELRDWQRDCAMIFQQFNLVPRLDVLTNVLLGRLNHRNTILNLLNIFSAEERAQALMALERLGIEQTALQRAGTLSGGQQQRVAIARALMQSPKVILADEPIASLDPLNAKIVMDSLKDINERDGITVVTNLHTLDTARTYCERVIGMFHGKVVFDGPASDLTSDAVKMIYGSTAENEISEAITSTSIKESSETEKAPAMSLASAEIASPA
- the phnD gene encoding phosphonate ABC transporter substrate-binding protein, encoding MFKKIVLAAVSVAALVAGAAAPSFAAEKEFRIGILGGENEADRLRNFQCMVDKLPEALGVEKVSLFPSADYDGTIQGLLGGTLDYAELGASGYAKTYLTNPDAVEPILTTVQMDGSTGYHSVMVARKDSGMTDVKDMKGKKLGFADPDSTSGFLVPSVTLPEAVGAPVEEFFGSTGFGGGHENLVLEVVKGTFDAGTTWASGVGKFEDGYSSGNLRKMVDKGILDMNDLVQLWISPLIPNGPVVVRSTLDPEVKTKFKNFMMNMPEADPECFSAIQGGNYKGFTEVNVDFYKAIIAARKAKIGS
- the phnE gene encoding phosphonate ABC transporter, permease protein PhnE, which encodes MKPPVEMSPACAATERHWQELSRNRRRYTLLSVGILLVALFGSLWFANETNAGKFFDRLPYFFDFFGDMIPRDGWEIWRALFDLPSPYFDGSLKFNYPDGRVYLIGSLYMPEYVYKMLETINIAIFSTLIGFFLGFILCFLAASNLTTKKWLRFVVRRILEILRAFPEIVIAGFFVAVLTIGAVPAMIAVAIHTIGSLGKMFFEVVENADMKADEGLQAVGANWVERVWFGIVPQVLPNFLSYALLRLEINVRASTIIGAVGGGGIGEALRLSISRGHEAKTLAIVLLLFVTIIAIDQFSAWLRKKIVGNQAFAFGASA
- the phnE gene encoding phosphonate ABC transporter, permease protein PhnE, with product MNTIAASPMQPDMQEMIARYPAVFKPSFFKRFRGLIIFIAVIIYAFVGSSFLHIGKVISNGNWDIAGAYLADWISYEARPDIKFESDYLSIEFPRFSALGKDPHPDWIVESQETKEIMPEVEQYESAAPAQAFSFMAPDAPTAEKPAEPAKPASSFSFMAADAPTAENPSDVGGAREEAKAEIKTVTTKAEVSIGPAHVTVIPGLVTITKGDETLVIDVERDKAVHPRGQLPSWAQQKYENEKVVARFGFDGRVEVQDYKVKVHHRFLGWENFIFDTNSPFWNKSTWEVFSLILSGDRIDPEQSNFMLAIDNILNNGEWQHGDVWLKLMQTIVMAFVGTLFASIIAFPLSFLAARNVTPNRFLNQLIKRFFDFQRSVDMLIWALFFTRAFGPGPLAGISAIFFTDTGTLGKLNAETLENIDDKQREGIKSLGASPVLVQRYGVVPQVLPVFLSQSLYFWESNTRSATIIGAVGAGGIGLKLWEAMRTNQDWENVFYMVILILIVVYVFDTISNKLRTKLTKG
- a CDS encoding DUF1045 domain-containing protein; protein product: MPRYAIFFVPLTEDPLNSAAAAWLGRDVFTGASVVRPSLVDGIGLEQFDALTASARRYGFHGTLKAPFALAEGKSINELEKELEAYCKTLKPFTLPRFEVGQLGAFFALRPSEPSEPLKRLASNLVQDFDAFRAPLEEKDIVRRNPDKLTKSQRDNLFSWGYPYIFDDFRFHMTLTNPVPDALAPAFHSALVAHFASHIEEPRQVLSLALYEEPEQGGFFTVRRQIRIG
- a CDS encoding alpha-D-ribose 1-methylphosphonate 5-triphosphate diphosphatase — translated: MKNELLLKNATIVMRDEIVKGSVHVKEGMIDDIAEGALSAALDKTAEDLEGDFLLPGFVELHTDHVEGHYAPRPKVRWSAMAAVLSHDAQIATSGITTVFDALRVGIDHDADLSYDDMKTMADAFQRGVEEDTLRADHFIHLRCEVSADDCLTAFHQFDKYDLIKLVSVMDHAPGQRQFVDIEQYAVYYKGKLKMSDQDFREMCERRLAASKRNSDRHRTEIADICRERGVILASHDDATIAHVEESVRHDVHVAEFPTTIEAAKASHQAGLAVLMGAPNIVRGGSHSGNIAASDLVDLGVLDILSSDYIPFSLVQAVFRLADQDKKLSLPEAVRLISDTPAKAVGLDDRGALEVGKRADMVRVKKSRNTPVIRQVWRTGSRVA